From Psychroflexus torquis ATCC 700755, the proteins below share one genomic window:
- a CDS encoding T9SS type A sorting domain-containing protein, giving the protein MRLHLNLGNLQDLEYVDLGNVYINSIILDNPNFDYENLTLNLFTDYDLTHNFCIQVNDPVAANNNNPPYDTWTINFNDFYTSYSFTSNCTLSTDDFESFYSISLFPNPVQERLYFENPKQITINEVEIFNMEGKLVKTFSEIKNGINLVNLGRGVYFVKVKNQKTTETFKILKQ; this is encoded by the coding sequence ATGCGTCTACATTTAAATCTGGGTAATCTCCAAGATTTAGAATATGTTGACTTAGGAAATGTTTATATCAATTCCATAATTCTAGATAATCCCAATTTTGATTATGAAAATTTGACATTGAATTTATTTACAGACTATGATTTGACCCATAATTTTTGCATTCAAGTTAATGATCCAGTTGCAGCAAATAATAATAATCCTCCTTACGATACTTGGACAATAAATTTTAATGATTTCTATACTTCATACAGTTTCACTTCAAATTGCACGTTAAGTACGGATGATTTTGAGAGCTTCTATTCAATTTCACTGTTTCCAAACCCAGTACAGGAACGTTTGTATTTTGAAAATCCGAAGCAGATTACAATAAACGAAGTCGAAATCTTTAATATGGAAGGTAAATTAGTAAAAACATTTTCTGAAATTAAAAATGGAATCAACTTAGTAAACTTAGGTCGAGGTGTTTATTTTGTAAAAGTGAAAAATCAAAAAACAACAGAAACGTTTAAAATTTTGAAACAATAA
- a CDS encoding DUF2797 domain-containing protein → MQYRGVLRKMKTENNEEVDYFLEFENDIVHINQLLDRELAIYFVEYQCLNCGKNKKIFRQGFCYDCFQEIPSAGDWIMRPELSKAHLGEEDRDLDYEKKVQLKPHIVYLANSSNVKVGVTRKSQIPTRWIDQGAHKAIVILETPNRYLAGITEVALKKHVADKTNWRTMLKNEIEDKNLAEERDKLKEFIPDETKEFYLKDAQEFSMNFPVIEYPKKLKSLNLEKDNSFKGKLKGIKGQYLIFENDVVFNVRNSEGYVVDFEIVS, encoded by the coding sequence ATGCAATATAGAGGAGTCTTAAGAAAAATGAAAACTGAGAATAATGAAGAAGTCGATTATTTTCTAGAATTTGAAAATGATATTGTTCACATCAATCAATTACTAGATAGAGAATTAGCGATTTATTTTGTAGAATATCAGTGTTTAAACTGCGGAAAAAATAAAAAAATATTCAGACAAGGGTTTTGTTACGACTGTTTTCAAGAAATTCCTAGTGCAGGAGATTGGATTATGCGTCCAGAATTAAGCAAAGCTCATCTAGGGGAAGAGGATAGAGATTTGGACTACGAGAAAAAAGTACAATTGAAACCTCATATTGTTTATCTAGCTAATTCCAGTAACGTAAAGGTAGGAGTAACTCGAAAAAGTCAAATTCCGACGCGTTGGATAGATCAAGGCGCTCATAAAGCGATTGTTATCCTTGAAACTCCAAATCGATATCTAGCCGGCATAACTGAGGTAGCCCTAAAAAAACATGTCGCCGATAAAACCAATTGGCGAACCATGTTAAAAAATGAAATCGAGGACAAAAATTTAGCAGAAGAACGCGATAAGCTCAAAGAATTTATACCCGATGAAACCAAAGAGTTTTATCTTAAAGACGCACAAGAATTTTCTATGAATTTCCCCGTCATTGAATATCCAAAAAAACTAAAAAGCTTAAACTTAGAAAAGGATAACTCCTTTAAAGGAAAACTGAAAGGAATAAAAGGCCAGTATTTGATTTTTGAAAACGATGTAGTCTTCAATGTTCGGAATAGTGAAGGTTATGTTGTGGATTTTGAAATAGTATCCTAA
- a CDS encoding Smr/MutS family protein, whose amino-acid sequence MSNRNFRIGDSVELLDDNVSGIVIKVEDHEVTFETSDGFEMKVPFSLVIKIEGDLDIDMGDDSLIQKLNADLNRKPKQPSQKPKRQQPAMEVDLHIHNLVDKSGHLSNFEMLNIQLEHTRKKIEFAIEKRIKRIVFIHGVGQGVLKAELHTLFRRYDQVEFYDADYQKYGLGATEIYIYDN is encoded by the coding sequence ATGAGCAATAGAAATTTTAGGATAGGAGATAGTGTAGAACTTCTCGACGATAACGTGTCTGGTATTGTTATAAAAGTAGAGGATCATGAAGTTACTTTTGAAACCTCTGATGGCTTCGAAATGAAAGTTCCATTTTCGTTAGTTATAAAGATTGAAGGTGACTTGGATATTGATATGGGAGACGATAGTTTAATTCAAAAACTGAATGCTGATCTCAACCGAAAACCCAAACAACCCTCTCAAAAGCCTAAAAGACAACAGCCAGCGATGGAAGTAGATCTTCATATTCATAACTTGGTCGACAAATCTGGACACCTTTCTAATTTTGAAATGCTAAATATTCAACTAGAACACACTCGAAAGAAAATCGAATTTGCTATTGAAAAGAGAATTAAACGCATTGTTTTTATTCATGGCGTTGGGCAAGGTGTTCTAAAAGCAGAATTACACACTCTTTTTAGACGGTATGACCAGGTTGAATTTTACGATGCAGATTACCAAAAATACGGTTTAGGAGCTACTGAGATCTATATTTACGATAATTGA
- a CDS encoding S8 family serine peptidase, whose amino-acid sequence MAAGVSVIPVKVLNSEGDGTWFGVIAGVDYVAANGNDGDVANMSLGAVSNYTLLDAAVAAAAQTGVRFILAAGNDSGDANNNSPARANGDNIYTISSMSEGDNWSSFSNFGNPPVDYCDPVSSVLSTYKNGGYVIQNRTSMAAPHAAGVLLLGNASSDGTVNNDPDNNSDTIIVH is encoded by the coding sequence GTGGCAGCAGGAGTAAGTGTTATACCTGTAAAGGTTTTAAATTCTGAAGGTGATGGAACTTGGTTTGGTGTTATTGCCGGTGTAGATTACGTGGCAGCAAACGGAAATGACGGAGATGTCGCAAATATGAGTTTGGGAGCAGTTTCTAACTATACGTTACTAGATGCGGCTGTCGCTGCAGCAGCTCAAACCGGAGTTCGTTTTATATTAGCTGCTGGTAATGATTCTGGAGATGCAAACAATAATTCACCAGCAAGAGCTAATGGAGATAATATTTACACAATCTCTTCCATGTCTGAGGGTGATAACTGGTCAAGCTTTTCAAACTTTGGAAATCCTCCAGTAGATTATTGTGATCCAGTGTCTTCTGTTTTATCTACTTATAAAAACGGGGGGTATGTTATACAAAACCGTACTTCAATGGCTGCGCCTCACGCAGCAGGAGTTTTACTATTGGGTAATGCGAGTTCTGATGGAACTGTAAATAATGATCCAGATAATAATTCTGATACAATTATTGTTCATTAA
- a CDS encoding GH3 auxin-responsive promoter family protein yields MAIPIVNSIASWILKKRIHHMELFKKHPNEVQNELLMDLVYKAQNTEFGKKYRFHGIKNYDTFKERLPIQVYEDLEPTFERSRRGESNLIWPTPITMFAKSSGTTSAKSKFIPVSQESLEDCHYAASKDLLCIYLNNNPDSKLFTGKSLRLGGSKEIYQSNGTSYGDLSALLIYNMPFWASFSSTPGSGVSLMSDWETKMQAIVDETIKERVTSLAGVPSWMLVLMNDVLKTTGKSSIDEVWPDLEVYFHGGVSFEPYRNQYDKLIKSSKMKYYEIYNASEGFFAAQDLNDSNDLLLMLDYGIFFEFIPMSTHGTPYEKVIPLSEVEVNENYALVITTNAGLWRYKIGDTIRFTCLDPFRIRVTGRTKHHINVFGEELIIENAEAAIKKTSCEFDCEVIEYTAAPIFMEGKKKGAHEWIIEFRTPPCCLNDFRRCLDQNLQDINSDYEAKRYNNMTLDLLTLHEARPKLFQHWLKQNNKLGGQHKIPRLSNDRQYLEELLSLNRN; encoded by the coding sequence ATGGCCATACCGATTGTAAATTCTATAGCTTCTTGGATTTTGAAGAAGCGCATTCATCATATGGAATTGTTTAAAAAACATCCTAATGAAGTCCAAAACGAATTACTTATGGATTTGGTTTATAAAGCCCAAAATACGGAATTTGGAAAAAAATATAGGTTTCATGGCATAAAAAATTATGATACTTTTAAAGAGAGGCTTCCTATTCAAGTTTATGAAGACTTAGAGCCTACTTTTGAGCGTAGCAGACGTGGTGAAAGTAATCTTATTTGGCCTACACCTATTACAATGTTTGCCAAATCTAGTGGGACCACTAGTGCCAAAAGCAAATTTATACCTGTGAGCCAAGAGTCTCTCGAAGACTGCCATTATGCCGCAAGCAAAGACCTGCTTTGTATTTATCTCAATAATAATCCCGATTCCAAACTATTTACAGGTAAAAGCCTTAGGCTTGGTGGAAGTAAAGAAATTTACCAAAGCAATGGAACCTCCTATGGAGATCTTTCTGCTTTGCTTATTTATAATATGCCTTTTTGGGCAAGTTTCAGCAGTACTCCAGGTAGTGGCGTTTCTTTGATGAGCGATTGGGAAACAAAAATGCAAGCTATAGTGGACGAAACTATAAAAGAGCGAGTGACAAGTCTTGCTGGTGTACCCTCTTGGATGTTAGTGCTAATGAACGATGTGCTCAAAACAACTGGGAAATCATCTATTGATGAAGTGTGGCCAGATCTAGAAGTTTATTTTCATGGAGGTGTAAGTTTTGAACCCTATAGAAATCAATATGACAAACTTATTAAAAGCTCTAAAATGAAGTATTATGAAATCTACAATGCTTCGGAAGGTTTTTTTGCCGCTCAAGACTTAAATGATTCCAATGACTTGCTTTTGATGTTGGATTATGGGATTTTCTTTGAATTCATCCCCATGTCTACTCACGGCACTCCTTATGAAAAAGTAATTCCCTTGAGTGAAGTGGAAGTGAATGAAAATTATGCATTGGTGATTACAACCAATGCGGGATTATGGCGTTATAAAATTGGAGATACAATCCGGTTTACGTGTTTGGATCCATTTAGAATAAGAGTCACAGGGAGGACTAAACACCACATTAATGTCTTTGGTGAAGAGCTAATTATTGAAAATGCAGAAGCTGCCATTAAGAAAACCTCTTGCGAATTTGATTGCGAGGTTATTGAATATACAGCGGCTCCTATATTTATGGAAGGTAAAAAGAAAGGCGCGCATGAATGGATTATTGAATTTAGGACGCCCCCTTGCTGCTTAAACGATTTCAGAAGATGTTTAGATCAAAATTTACAAGACATCAACAGTGACTATGAAGCTAAGCGTTATAATAATATGACTCTAGATCTATTGACGCTTCATGAAGCTAGACCTAAGTTATTTCAGCATTGGTTAAAGCAAAATAATAAATTGGGAGGCCAGCATAAAATTCCGAGATTATCCAACGATCGGCAATACCTAGAGGAATTGTTGTCTCTAAACAGAAATTGA
- the rpsU gene encoding 30S ribosomal protein S21 — MLVVKVKDGEKIERALKRLKRKFRDTKVLQTLRDKKQFTKKSVEKRQNMKKAQYIQTLREKDNM, encoded by the coding sequence ATGTTAGTAGTAAAAGTAAAAGATGGTGAGAAAATTGAAAGAGCATTAAAGCGTCTTAAGCGAAAGTTTAGAGATACTAAAGTTCTTCAAACTCTACGTGATAAGAAACAATTCACGAAAAAATCTGTTGAAAAAAGACAAAATATGAAAAAAGCTCAATATATCCAAACTCTGAGAGAGAAGGATAATATGTAG